In a genomic window of Cryptomeria japonica unplaced genomic scaffold, Sugi_1.0 HiC_scaffold_568, whole genome shotgun sequence:
- the LOC131035446 gene encoding SKP1-like protein 1B: protein MAKECKVKLKSSDDEMFEVDEAVAFESETIKNMIEDTGVESVVPLPNVNSKILAKVIEYCKYHVDAAKTSEETTAISELDVKTWDKEFVKVDQATLFDIILAANYLNIKKLLDLTCQTVADMIKGKTPEEIRKIFNIKNDYTPEEEEEVRRENQWAFD from the exons ATGGCGAAGGAATGTAAAGTGAAATTGAAGAGCTCAGATGATGAAATGTTCGAGGTTGATGAGGCCGTGGCATTTGAATCTGAAACAATCAAGAATATGATTGAAGATACAGGCGTGGAGAGCGTCGTGCCCTTGCCGAATGTGAACAGTAAGATCCTGGCGAAAGTTATCGAATATTGTAAGTATCATGTGGATGCCGCCAAAACTAGCGAAGAAACAACCGCCATTTCGGAGTTGGATGTGAAGACGTGGGATAAGGAGTTCGTGAAGGTGGATCAAGCTACCCTTTTTGATATTATACTG GCTGCCAACTATCTGAATATAAAGAAACTTCTGGACTTAACGTGTCAAACTGTAGCTGACATGATTAAGGGCAAAACACCAGAAGAGATCCGAAAGATATTTAACATAAAAAATGACTACACTCCTGAAGAGGAGGAAGAAGTCAGGCGTGAAAATCAATGGGCCTTTGACTAA